The genomic segment CTGGCCACGCAGGTATAGAGACCAGCGTCACTGGCCTTGCAATCCCTGATCCACAGACCCCCAACATCCTTCTCCCCAGGCGGGGCCAGGAGCTCATTGTTACGGTACCAAAACAGAGAGGGGGCAGGTTGACCCCTCACAGACACCCTCAGGCGGATATCACACCCTGTCCCCACTGCAGCCTTGCGGAGTTTGCGCACGAACACCGGCGGGGTTCGATCTGGGTCCCCTGTTTCCGGAACTACCTGGTCCTGGGAAACTTTGGCCCGTTTGGAGGGGATACCAGGACTGAGGTGTGTGCCGCCTTCCGCCATTTTCTTTGGGTTGGTGCTCATGGTTCTGAACACTTCATGTTCAACAAGTGACAGCCTTTTAGATATGGGTTGCAGTTACTGAGTGTATGGAACAATCCTCATGAAATCATCCATTGGTACTTCTATTCCTTGGCTGGTCAGAGGTACCTTTCAGCATTCCAATTTGATCTGGAGTCTGTGGTTACATAGATATACAGTAAGTTACTGTCACAAATGAAATGAACATGCAGCTGCAACGAGGTCCACTTATGGAGACCCAAATAAAACACAGAAGGTAACCAATTAACTTATCATCATAAAGTTACCCCAAATCCCTCAATAAATATCATGCCAGTGAAGGGACAACATGCCTTTAACCCAATTATGAACCCTTGATAATGAACTTACCTTGTCACCTCCCAGAAAAATATGCAGTCCATTTTTTTCACATCCTCGCAAAGTCCAGTTAAGGTAACAAGATCTGGGAAGCCAAATATTTCATCTGGAACAAATTAAAGtgtcctctctctgcctgtcctcCTGTCCACTGGAGCCCCTGGTGTAAGTCCACCTGGATCATCTAGACTTAGCTGCCACCGTTACAGCCCTTTGAAGGGGGTCTGGGGCTCTGCTTACACCCCACcgaagagtggagagagagagagatctgaccTATGGAGGCTCCAATGTCACCACTATCCAAACTGGCTCTACTTGGACTCAAGGAGAGTGGCTCTAGTGCACCCACACTACTCTTTTTTTCTTGTCAGGAGTtaagctccctgtctctccctcgctccctgtctctccctcgctccctgtctctccctcgctccctgtctctcccttgctccctctctctccctcgctccctgtctctccctcgctccctgtctctccctcgctccctgtctctccctcgctccctctctctccctcgctccctctctctccgtggtCGTGTCTCCTGGTAGGTGACGGGCAAGTGCCCCCAGCCTTGAAATGACAGCTGCGTCCTGGATAGGTCACATTTTTTGGGCAGCCCATGTGcccctgcctctgcctctctctcacacacacgcacaccaagcttgtgtgtgtgtgtgtgtgtgtgtgtgtgtgtgtgtgtgtgtgtgtgtgtgcgtgcgtgcgtgcgtgcgtgcgtgcgtgcgtgcgtgcgtgcgtgcgtgcgtgtgtgcgtgtgtcagagtagagaggggagccAAGGGGAGTAGATAAATGTGTTCTGATTCATAAGTCAAAGCTAGGCACCCAGCAACATAAGAgcacatacatactaacaactactggtagctcacatgcatactaacaactactggtagttcacatgcatactaacaactactggtagctcacatggatactaacaactactggtagctcacatacatactaacaactactggtagctcacatgcatactaacaactactggtagttcacatgcatactaacaactactggtagttcacatgcatactaacaactactggtagttcacatgcatactaacaactactggtagttcacatgcatactaacaactactggtagttcacatgcatactaacaactactggtagttcacatgcatactaacaactactggtagctcacatacatactaacaactactggtagctcacatacatactaacaactactggtagctcacatacatactaacaactacttgtagttcacatgcatactaacaactactggtagttcacatggatacgaacaactactggtagctcacatacatactaacaactacttgtagttcacatgcatactaacaactactggtagttcacatggatactaacaactactggtagttcacatggatactaacaactactggtagctcacatacatactaacaactactggtagctcacatacatactaacaactactggtagctcacatacatactaagaactactggtagctcacatgcatactaacaactactggtagctcacatacatactaacaactactggtagttcacatgcatactaacaactactggtagctcacatggatactaacaactactggtagttcacatacatactaacaactactggtagttcacatgcatactaacaactactggtagctcacatggatactaacaactactggtagtttacatgcatactaacaactactggtagttcacatgcatactaacaactactggtagttcacatgcatactaacaactactggtagttcacatgcatactaacaactactggtagttcacatgcatactaacaactactggtagttcacatgcatactaacaactactggtagttcacatgcatactaacaactactggtagctcacatacatactaacaactactggtagctcacatacatactaacaactactggtagctcacatacatactaacaaccacattgtagttcacatgcatactaacaactactggtagttcacatggatactaacaactactggtagctcacatacatactaacaactacttgtagttcacatgcatactaacaactactggtagttcacatggatactaacaactactggtagttcacatggatactaacaactactggtagctcacatacatactaacaactactggtagctcacatacatactaacaactactggtagctcacatacatactaagaactactggtagctcacatgcatactaacaactactggtagctcacatacatactaacaactactggtagttcacatgcatactaacaactactggtagctcacatggatactaacaactactggtagttcacatacatactaacaactactggtagttcacatgcatactaacaactactggtagctcacatggatactaacaactactggtagtttacatgcatactaacaactactggtagttcacatgcatactaacaactactggtagttcacatgcatactaacaactactggtagttcacatgcatactaacaactactggtagttcacatgcatactaacaactactggtagttcacatgcatactaacaactactggtagttcacatgcatactaacaactactggtagctcacatacatactaacaactactggtagctcacatacatactaacaactactggtagctcacatacatactaacaaccacattgtagttcacatgcatactaacaactactggtagttcacatggatactaacaactactggaagctcacatacatactaacaactacttgtagttcacatgcatactaacaactactggtagttcacatggatactaacaactactggtagttcacatggatactaacaactactggtagctcacatacatactaacaactactggtagctcacatacatactaacaactactggtagctcacatacatactaagaactactggtagctcacatgcatactaacaactactggtagctcacatacatactaacaactactggtagttcacatgcatactaacaactactggtagctcacatggatactaacaactactggtagttcacatacatactaacaactactggtagttcacatgcatactaacaactactggtagctcacatggatactaacaactactggtagtttacatgcatactaacaactactggtagttcacatgcatactaacaactactggtagttcacatgcatactaacaactactggtagttcacatgcatactaacaactactggtagttcacatgcatactaacaactactggtagttcacatgcatactaacaactactggtagttcacatggatactaacaactactggtagttcacatggatactaacaactactggtagttcacatggatactaacaactactggtagttcacatgcatactaacaactactggtagctcacatggatactaacaactactggtagctcacatacatactaacaactactggtagctcacatgcatactaacaactactggtagttcacatgcatactaacaactactggtagttcacatgcatactaacaactactggtagttcacatgcatactaacaactactggtagttcacatgcatactaacaactactggtagttcacatgcatactaacaactactggtagctcacatacatactaacaactactggtagctcacatacatactaacaactactggtagctcacatacatactaacaactacttgtagttcacatgcatactaacaactactggtagttcacatggatactaacaactactggtagctcacatacatactaacaactacttgtagttcacatgcatactaacaactactggtagttcacatggatactaacaactactggtagttcacatggatactaacaactactggtagctcacatacatactaacaactactggtagctcacatacatactaacaactactggtagctcacatacatactaagaactactggtagctcacatgcatactaacaactactggtagctcacatacatactaacaactactggtagttcacatgcatactaacaactactggtagctcacatggatactaacaactactggtagttcacatacatactaacaactactggtagttcacatgcatactaacaactactggtagctcacatggatactaacaactactggtagtttacatgcatactaacaactactggtagttcacatgcatactaacaactactggtagttcacatgcatactaacaactactggtagttcacatgcatactaacaactactggtagttcacatgcatactaacaactactggtagttcacatggatactaacaactactggtagttcacatggatactaacaactactggtagttcacatggatactaacaactactggtagttcacatgcatactaacaactactggtagctcacatggatactaacaactactggtagctcacatacatactaacaactactggtagctcacatgcatactaacaactactggtagttcacatgcatactaacaactactggtagttcacatgcatactaacaactactggtagttcacatgcatacctaacaactactggtagttcacatgcatactaacaactactggtagttcacatgcatactaacaactactggtagttcacatgcatactaacaactactggtagctcacatacatactaacaactactggtagctcacatacatactaacaactactggtagctcacatacatactaacaactacttgtagttcacatgcatactaacaactactggtagttcacatggatactaacaactactggtagctcacatacatactaacaactacttgtagttcacatgcatactaacaactactggtagttcacatggatactaacaactactggtagttcacatggatactaacaactactggtagctcacatacatactaacaactactggtagctcacatacatactaacaactactggtagctcacatacatactaagaactactggtagctcacatgcatactaacaactactggtagctcacatacatactaacaactactggtagttcacatgcatactaacaactactggtagctcacatggatactaacaactactggtagttcacatacatactaacaactactggtagttcacatgcatactaacaactactggtagctcacatggatactaacaactactggtagttgacatgcatactaacaactactggtagttcacatgcatactaacaactactggtagttcacatgcatactaacaactactggtagttcacatgcatactaacaactactggtagttcacatgcatactaacaactactggtagttcaaatgcatactaacaactactggtagctcacatacatactaacaactactggtagctcacatacatactaacaactactggtagctcacatacatactaacaaccacattgtagttcacatgcatactaacaactactggtagttcacatggatactaacaactactggtagctcacatacatactaacaactacttgtagttcacatgcatactaacaactactggtagttcacatggatactaacaactactggtagttcacatggatactaacaactactggtagctcacatacatactaacaactactggtagctcacatacatacttaacaactactggtagctcacatacatactaagaactactggtagctcacatgcatactaacaactactggtagctcacatacatactaacaactactgttagttcacatgcatactaacaactactggtagctcacatggatactaacaactactggtagttcacatacatactaacaactactggtagttcacatgcatactaacaactactggtagctcacatggatactaacaactactggtagtttacatgcatactaacaactactggtagttcacatgcatactaacaactactggtagttcacatgcatactaacaactactggtagttcacatgcatactaacaactactggtagttcacatgcatactaacaactactggtagttcatgCATActaactactggtagttcacatgcatactaacaactactggtagctcacatacatactaacaactactggtagctcacatacatactaacaactactggtagctcacatacatactaacaaccacattgtagttcacatgcatactaacaactactggtagttcacatggatactaacaactactggtagctcacatacatactaacaactacttgtagttcacatgcatactaacaactactggtagttcacatggatactaacaactactggtagttcacatggatactaacaactactggtagctcacatacatactaacaactactggtagctcacatacatactaacaactactggtagctcacatacatactaagaactactggtagctcacatgcatactaacaactactggtagctcacatacatactaacaactactggtagttcacatgcatactaacaactactggtagctcacatggatactaacaactactggtagttcacatacatactaacaactactggtagttcacatgcatactaacaactactggtagctcatggatactaacaactactggtagtttacatgcatactaacaactactggtagttcacatgcatactaacaactactggtagttcgcacatgcatactaacaactactggtagttcacatgcatactaacaactactggtagttcacatgcatactaacaactactggtagttcacatgcatactaacaactactggtagttcacatggatcctaacaactactggtagttcacatggaatactaacaactactggtagttcacatggatactaacaactactggtagttcacatgcatactaacaactactggtttTTGCTCTCATACATACTAActaactactggtagctcacatacatactaacaactactggtagctcacatacatactaacaactactggtagttcacatgcatactaacaactactggtagctcacatggatactaacagctactggtagttcacatacATACTagcaactactggtagttcacatgcatactaacaactactggtagctcacatgcatactaacaactactggtagttcacatgcatactaacaactactgtagTTCACACAACTAACAACTACTTCCATGCAattaacaactactggtagttcaacATATAACAACACGTAGCTCACAAGGAAATAAAACCAAAGAAACATAATTACTTTTCTAACTCTGCTAAAAAACAAATAATCTCACAatcttgtgtttttgttttgcatTATGGAATTCAATTCGGTTGCATCATATTAATTATTCATTGGTCATTTATAACCTCATACGTCATTGACAGCTTGTCATTATTGACTAACTCTAAAGTCACAGCAGTAGGAGGACCAtgtgtgctggtacaggatgaatAAACCCATCTGCAGCTCACTCTGTCTGTACGGTCACCATGAAACAGACTATATGGGGCCGTGGACTTGGATCGAAAGCCATATATTCAGAGAGTACATCGCTCTGGCGCGGACAAAGATCATCCTCTGGTCTAGGGCTCAAGCAGAGCATGGACAGTAATATTATATGCAAGAGGAGACGTGTTGCTAATATAAACAATACAGCGTCTGTCTGTCTAGTTTTACAAGTGTAGTCTGCACACCAACGTGCAGTGTTGGGAAAGTATTTTTCATGTTGAATTATGTGCACCCAACACTTTGTTAAGAAGGTTACAAATGTATCATAAGGATAAAAGAACGGCAGATTCCGATTATTTTGAAgaagctttggatagaaaaggcGCCATTTTTAGGATGCACCTGCGGTGGTCAGTGGGAGCGCATCTGGTGTTTATTTTTCAGGCAAAGTCGCATGGCAACAGGGTTTGTCCATCAATCACACGAACTTGGACAGACACGCTCCCTGCTAACTGGCCAACAGTTGGGTAAAAACATTTTTAGGTTTTGAACTATACCGTTTTATGAACGTCCCGGGTTTTGCGGAGGTTTTAGAAGCAATATTTAGGCCTATAACTTCGTCTGTAATTTGGAAGCCGTTGGCCCAAAAGTCGAAACGTGTACAAAAATGTATCCTCTAATTTTATTGCCTAAACTTTCTTTCATTTGTTGTCTGAATTTCCGATAAAGATACCTTTGTATAAACTATACTGTAACAGTAGTCCTGTGCCTGACCTACATTTATTGTATATTTCCGTCTAAAACAATTGTTTATTTATGCCAGAAATAAGTTGCAGCGTTACTATGGAAATTGGGCTCCTCCATGCGCTCCTTTATTACGACGTCTCGTTCATAATAAACGCGCCAACAAAGCGTAATTGGAACTAAAACTTTTGGTTTGCTTATGGACGAAAGCTGAAATAGTTGCTTTAAATCAGCAAACCTCCATCCTCATTCAAAACGTTGAATCAAATCTTAATATCTAGGGATAATTGGGATAACTGGAGTGTCTCTTAGGCTGCTTAATTTTTTAAAATATGTAATTTAACATATATACTGTTAAAATGAACTGCTTGTAAAGAAGTAAAACACAATTCCCCACTTTCAGGTATGGATAGCATTCAACCTCAGTCTCCATAGTGACAGTTCACGTCTCCAACAGTCGTTTTGGTCTCCAGGGGAAAACCACCCAGCCACAGCAGCTCCATCTAAAGCCTCCAAGAGTCAAGGTCAAAGTCTTTGAAAGTGCTAAAACTGCAGACTTTACCGCCCGCTTCAAAACCCAAAAGGCTCAAGTCTTCGAGGAGTCCATCCTGTTTCTGTAAAGCAAACAACCCTGTCTATCAACAGAATGATCCCGAGGATGGTTGGTGGTTCAGACTCACAGAGCCAGGCCATCCCAGAGTGCTGTGCAGCAGCTGGGCGACAGTGCCAGTCATGCAGAGACCCCAAAGCCCCGAAGCCCAAATGGGTCATAAGGATCAGAAACCAAGGACCTGATACCCTCCACGAAGAAGAAGCGACAGAAGATAGCGGAAAAAAGGCCTGCTGTGCCTGCCATGACCATTGGTTGGTCCAGATGAGGCGTCTGTCATCAGGGAGCACcaagagcagccagccagagtGAAGGAGGAGATGGAGCGATCGGTTCACCCGCAACCAAacgcactactactactactactgctgctactactactactgctgctgctgctactactactactgctactactactgttactgctactactactgctgttactgctgctactactactactactgttactactgctactactactactactgctaactactgctgctactactactgttactgctactactactacgactactgttactgctgctactactactgctactactgttactactactactactactactgctactactgctactactactgctactactactactactactactgctactacatctCTCTATATCAGTGGAGGCTTCTGAGGGGAAGGCaggtcataataatgtctggaacagagccaatgggatggcatcaaacacatggaaaccattccgcagattccactccagccattaccacgagcacgtcctccccaattaaggtgccaccaacctcctgtactctctcgctctctctatacactaagtatacaaaacattaaggacacctgctttgtccatgacatagactggccaggtgaatccccttcaatcagtgaagatgaaggtgaggagatgggttaaagaaggatttttaagccttgagacaattgagacatgggttgtgtatgtgtgccattcagagggtgaattggcaagacaaaatatttaattgcctttgaacagggtatggtagtagatgcaagtcaagaactgcaacactgctgggtttttcacactcaacagtttcccgtgtatcaagaatggtccaccacccaaaggacatccagccaacttgacacaactatgggaagcattggagtcaacatgggccagcatccctgtggaaagcttttgacaccttgtagagtccatgccccgatgaattgaggctgttctgagggcaactcaatattaggaaggtgtccttaatgttttgtacactgagtcTATATCTATCTCCCACTCTCAACGTCCTAGACACATCAGATAACACTGAGGTTGGGCGGAAGTTTTGGCAGAATAATGAAAACCTGGCAATTTGCAAACACTCCTGACTATGAACAGAACTCCATAAACTAGTAGACAACTGGTGAGTTCAGACCATCTTCTGGCCACCTTGTTGTACTGCAAGAGCCCTTGAAACAGCCCCATGAACATAATTAAAAgaaatgtaactaggcaagtcagttaagaacaaattgttatttacaatgacggcctatgaacatgggttaactgccttgttcaggggaagaacaacacCTTTTTACCATATCAGAttggggattcaaactagcaaccttttgTTTATAAGTGTTAAATTCATGTTaaaacgctttaaccactaggctacctgccgccccaaacatCAGGTGGATTCCAAACTAAAAGTTACTTCCTACCTTCTTTCCTAGATTACTTGTCCTCTTGAAATGTTCTTGAGAGTCATGTTGGGATTTCAATGCATCATATGACAAAAATACAGGACAGTCAGTTTTGATGATAAGAACAGCAGCATGGGAAGTACAGCACCTATGAGATATGTAAAGATATGTACCATGACTGCGGTCTATGAACTAGCTCCCCAGGCCTGACTAGAGACATGTGTGGCTCCATGACTCCACTCTAGTCACACGAGAGAGCAGATAATCTGTCAGAGAGTTGGTGAGTTACGCAGAAGACTGCCCGTCTGCCTGGCCAGGATCACTTTCAGAGTTGGCCAGCATGAACTGGGGCTAAACTGAACCCTCTCTGTGTAGAGAAAAGAATGTGTTTGCAAGAGAACGATTGTGTGCTTCCGAGGTTATTGTAACTCGGTCTGGTATGTTTATTCCCCACTGAGACAAGCTGTAATATCTGACCTTGTCTATGAAACTGTATTCTGTAATTGCACAGATGCAGGCAGAGCCCCAAGGCTGAAGTTGGATAAAGAAAGCCTAATTGTTATTATTTTCAaagacacattaacacacacatttgttttgtGGGAAAGCAGgtgatgatggacatccacatctGTTGGGTTCATTATGATGAAAAAGAAATAATATTGAACTTTTATTtgatcagggagtcatactgacaCCAAGGTGTCGTCTACAGATGAGCCTTATGAAATGACTACAGCAGCACTGTGACTTCACGTGTGATTAGTGTTGTGATCTATTCGGAACACTTTGTGTCTTCTAAGGGGGTTGTAAAGAGTTTATGAATAGTTTATATAAACAGTTATAACACATTAGTTCAAACTGTGGTTCATTTTCAATAACTGACCCCAATATCTGTTTATATTcgagtcattcagcagacgctcctATCAGGAGTGACTTACAGTgcgttcatcttaagatagctaggtgagacaaccacattttCTGCACTTACAGAGCCTGTAAACCGTTCCATTTCAGACAACACCTCTTTCAATCCTGTCTTATCTGGCCCTGGTGTTTTGTCTAATACTTCTCCGCTGCTGAAATCTCATCACACCTCctacactaaatacacacactaTGTGTATTAAAGAAAACCTTAACACTGAGGGAAAATACCTCAGAAATGGTTTCAAAGTTTTGCTACAgttcacttcacaaaacagaCAAATCTAATACAGTACAAGAACAAAGTGGCCCTTACCATGAAACGCAGACTGTGATCAAATACATTGTAACTTCCAATCACCCACAAGGTCATACTCTGAAGTCTTTCCTCTGGATTATGACTGCATAACAATAACATAgggctctctctcactccctttttCCCCAGTGTCTAGATAGGCATGGGTAGGAGGCAATATTCCATGACAAAACAATTGATAAGAGAGACACAGTGCTCTGCATTGGCAGAGATGGAACCTCCAAATAATGCAGGACTTCATTGACACCACTTGCCCACCGGCTCAGGACAGAGAAGGATCTACACTACTTCACTTCATCTACTAGAAGTTCTGGCACAATCAATTGACCCATTTGGTCACCTTACCAATTATTAGACAGGGATATTTGACCTACTTGGATTACTCAAACTCAAAGCAATTTTCCACCTCGATCTACATGCTTCACAACCCTCCTCTATAGACTGAAGAGATCTGAACCATGCGGAGTGGTCCTTCTACCGTCCTCTCCTGTGCCCTGCTACTCCTGTGGACCCAGACCCTGACCCAGGCCTGCCAGGGGGATGAGATGCCTCGTGACGTGGTGTTGGACTGGTTCAAACAGCACCTCCTTGATGGGTTAGGGCTGGAGCAGCCCCCTGAGCCCAGCCAACAGGCCCCTgatgggggcagagggagagcagaggcGGGGCGAGGTCACCGGAGATCCACCAGGGTAGGGAGGGCAGCCTGGGCACAGGACCACAGGAGGCATCACCAGGAGAGCCATGAGCAAGTCATCCTCTTCCCCAGCTCTGGTGAGTGAGAGTCCATATCCCTCTTTCTCACGCTCTGATGCCATGTTCCTTTTCCCTTCTCTTTAGTCAATCTCTCTTCACTAGTTCACTCCAAAAGTGAAGTTTGTCAGATGTTTTTCCAGACAACAA from the Salmo salar chromosome ssa17, Ssal_v3.1, whole genome shotgun sequence genome contains:
- the LOC123728325 gene encoding striated muscle preferentially expressed protein kinase, translated to MSTNPKKMAEGGTHLSPGIPSKRAKVSQDQVVPETGDPDRTPPVFVRKLRKAAVGTGCDIRLRVSVRGQPAPSLFWYRNNELLAPPGEKDVGGLWIRDCKASDAGLYTCVASNCLGEAQSSGLLAVMDLGEDSETTEDEATEPQVPMETKEGPGRVAPGQGEGCRMMDSSP